A portion of the Calothrix sp. 336/3 genome contains these proteins:
- a CDS encoding TIR domain-containing protein, translating into MSSNSRRDKILILAVNPIDTSRLRLDEEVREITEGLNRSKQRGNFTIESRGAVRPDDIRRAIFDCEPRIVHISGHGKKEGGLAFEDSHGNVKNITPEALAGLFNLVKDRVQCVVINACHSHKQADAIAQHIDYVIGMKQEIGDKAAIKYAIGFYDALGAGQTIDVAHKFGVNALELEGIPEEDTPIIRTKVKIDCTSNTNVVSNNELRLNLFENQFNNASNDAVEVFFSYAHEDEKMRNDLEKHLSLLKRQGIITGWHDRKISAGREWNDEIDTHLNTAKVILLLISSAFMASDYCWDVEVRRAMERHEKKEARVIPIILKPTDWKSAPFARLQALPKDAKAITKWGNRDEAFANVAQGIRSVVRDMISDHK; encoded by the coding sequence ATGAGTAGCAATTCCAGGAGAGATAAGATATTAATCCTTGCGGTTAACCCGATAGACACCAGTCGATTACGTTTAGATGAAGAAGTTCGGGAAATTACCGAAGGGTTAAACAGGTCAAAACAACGGGGCAATTTTACCATCGAATCAAGAGGGGCAGTACGTCCAGATGATATTCGTCGGGCAATATTTGATTGTGAGCCAAGAATCGTCCATATTAGTGGGCATGGCAAAAAAGAAGGTGGTTTAGCTTTTGAAGACTCACATGGAAATGTTAAAAATATTACTCCAGAAGCACTTGCTGGACTATTTAACCTAGTTAAGGATCGAGTTCAGTGTGTAGTAATCAATGCTTGTCATTCACACAAACAAGCAGATGCGATCGCGCAGCACATTGATTATGTAATAGGAATGAAACAGGAAATAGGGGATAAAGCTGCGATTAAATATGCCATTGGATTTTACGATGCTCTTGGTGCTGGACAAACAATTGATGTTGCTCACAAATTTGGCGTTAATGCGCTCGAATTAGAAGGAATCCCAGAAGAAGACACTCCAATAATTAGGACAAAAGTCAAAATCGATTGTACGAGTAATACGAACGTTGTATCTAACAATGAACTTCGCTTGAATCTGTTTGAAAATCAGTTTAATAATGCTTCAAATGATGCAGTTGAAGTATTTTTTTCATATGCCCATGAAGATGAAAAAATGCGAAATGACTTGGAAAAGCATCTGAGTCTTTTAAAGCGTCAAGGGATTATTACAGGTTGGCACGATCGTAAAATTAGTGCAGGTAGAGAGTGGAATGATGAAATCGATACGCATCTAAACACTGCTAAAGTCATTTTATTACTGATTAGTTCTGCTTTTATGGCTTCAGATTACTGCTGGGATGTTGAAGTTAGGCGAGCGATGGAACGTCATGAGAAAAAAGAAGCTCGTGTAATCCCAATAATATTAAAGCCAACTGATTGGAAAAGTGCGCCATTTGCAAGGTTACAAGCTCTTCCAAAAGATGCTAAGGCAATAACTAAATGGGGAAATCGTGACGAAGCATTTGCAAATGTCGCTCAGGGGATAAGAAGCGTAGTTAGGGATATGATATCAGACCATAAATAA
- a CDS encoding toll/interleukin-1 receptor domain-containing protein, producing the protein MSSATAIDLLYCCSDSPKDEELQQRLEKHLSLMKRQGIINTWHKGMMGAGEDWEREMDRRLNTANIILLLISSDLIYSDYHWNFLVQRAMELDKNRQARVLAILLCPYDNWKSEFGRIKVLPHPNKPVSKWRNYDHAFEKIAKGIREEAKAINDPYFAIRKSLTKIGNVTKTVVGNIFSNTNTKTNLLSSSFVRHKHRKKSKLSLTSIFGVCGGLVLLTQFLLPQINLSKDKSNKNVKPKSQEFSSGWIQLGVIDKSSNLSIGTPLLRPSNTKFFPSIEPPIVPQQGSIVSVKYKVNLRMNKFLSSEQFRELQPGEKLIIQKVEKFQTKNQNSRYVILRAQVKKCDRTCNKN; encoded by the coding sequence ATGTCATCTGCCACAGCAATCGACCTTTTATACTGCTGCTCGGATTCGCCAAAAGATGAAGAGCTACAGCAAAGACTAGAAAAGCATCTTAGTCTTATGAAACGGCAAGGCATCATTAATACTTGGCATAAGGGTATGATGGGTGCGGGAGAAGATTGGGAAAGGGAAATGGATAGACGCTTAAATACAGCCAATATAATCTTACTCCTCATTAGTTCAGATTTAATATACTCAGATTATCATTGGAATTTTTTAGTACAACGAGCAATGGAACTAGATAAGAATCGACAAGCTCGTGTTCTCGCAATTTTATTGTGTCCGTATGATAACTGGAAATCAGAGTTTGGTCGTATTAAAGTTTTACCTCATCCTAATAAACCTGTTAGCAAATGGAGAAACTATGACCATGCGTTTGAAAAAATTGCAAAAGGAATTCGAGAAGAAGCGAAGGCAATTAATGACCCATACTTTGCCATAAGAAAATCTCTTACTAAAATTGGTAATGTAACTAAAACTGTTGTAGGAAATATCTTTAGTAACACTAATACAAAAACAAATCTTCTGTCGTCTTCCTTTGTCAGACATAAACACCGTAAGAAAAGCAAGCTATCTTTAACGTCTATCTTTGGAGTTTGTGGTGGATTAGTATTGCTGACTCAATTTTTATTACCACAAATTAATTTATCAAAGGACAAATCTAATAAAAACGTTAAACCTAAATCGCAAGAATTTTCATCTGGATGGATACAATTAGGTGTAATTGATAAAAGTTCAAACTTATCTATTGGAACTCCATTGCTTCGACCATCTAATACTAAATTCTTTCCAAGTATTGAACCACCGATTGTTCCGCAACAGGGAAGTATTGTAAGTGTTAAATATAAAGTGAATCTAAGGATGAATAAATTTTTGTCATCCGAGCAATTTAGAGAGCTACAGCCAGGAGAAAAACTGATTATTCAGAAAGTAGAAAAATTTCAAACAAAAAATCAGAACTCACGCTATGTTATATTACGGGCGCAAGTTAAAAAATGCGATCGCACTTGTAATAAAAATTAG
- the murC gene encoding UDP-N-acetylmuramate--L-alanine ligase — protein MKNSVNFSGKPFHFIGIGGIGMSALAYVLAKRNLPVSGSDLRPNHITHRLESIGAHIFAKQEASNLEFFHSPEENTEVGLQTSAELLTEELTNLPQVICSTAINKNNLEYKAALELGCPIFHRSDVLAALIADYESIAVAGTHGKTTTSSMIGYMLVEAGVDPTILVGGEVNAWAGNARLGQGRYLVAEADESDGSLIKHHPAIGIITNIELDHPDHYENLEAVIDIFQTFAQGCQTLIGSIDCETVRDRLQPNISYSLYPESNADYTVTNVEYRADGTTALVWERGKALGLLNLKVLSRHNLSNALASVAVGRLLGLEFGEIAKGLANFEGARRRFELRGEIGGITFIDDYAHHPSEIRATLAAARLQARPEQRVVAIFQPHRYSRTITFLEEFAESFAHADLVVLTDIYSAGESNLGHVSGEMLAAKIAEHHPQVNYLPTLPAVHNFLLHNLRAGDLALFLGAGNLNQIIPDVIGELRQPATATS, from the coding sequence ATGAAAAATTCTGTTAACTTCAGTGGTAAACCATTTCATTTTATAGGTATCGGCGGTATCGGGATGTCTGCCCTGGCTTATGTCCTAGCCAAACGCAACCTACCAGTTTCTGGTTCAGATTTACGTCCTAATCATATTACCCATCGCCTGGAAAGTATCGGCGCTCACATCTTTGCTAAACAAGAAGCCAGTAACCTAGAATTTTTCCATTCTCCTGAGGAAAATACGGAAGTAGGATTACAGACATCAGCAGAATTACTGACTGAGGAACTAACTAATTTACCTCAAGTTATCTGTTCGACAGCCATAAATAAAAATAATTTGGAATATAAAGCGGCATTAGAATTAGGTTGCCCAATATTTCATCGTTCAGATGTACTAGCAGCGTTAATTGCTGATTATGAAAGTATTGCAGTGGCTGGAACCCATGGTAAAACCACCACTAGTAGTATGATTGGTTATATGTTGGTGGAAGCCGGTGTAGACCCAACTATTTTAGTAGGCGGAGAAGTGAACGCCTGGGCAGGTAATGCTCGTTTAGGACAGGGACGCTATTTAGTAGCAGAAGCAGATGAATCTGATGGTTCTTTAATCAAGCATCACCCAGCAATTGGTATTATTACTAATATTGAATTAGATCATCCCGACCACTACGAAAATTTAGAAGCAGTCATTGATATTTTTCAAACCTTTGCCCAGGGTTGTCAAACTCTGATTGGTAGCATTGATTGTGAAACTGTGCGCGATCGCCTGCAACCAAATATTAGCTACAGTTTATACCCAGAAAGTAATGCAGATTATACTGTAACTAATGTTGAATATCGCGCAGACGGTACAACAGCCCTAGTTTGGGAACGGGGCAAGGCTTTGGGTTTACTAAATTTGAAAGTACTGAGTCGTCACAATCTCAGTAATGCCCTGGCATCTGTAGCCGTTGGTCGTCTGTTAGGTTTAGAGTTTGGTGAAATCGCTAAGGGATTAGCAAACTTTGAAGGAGCCAGACGACGCTTTGAGTTGCGAGGAGAAATTGGCGGTATTACCTTCATTGATGACTACGCTCACCACCCCAGCGAAATCCGTGCTACCCTTGCTGCCGCCCGTTTACAAGCCAGACCAGAACAAAGAGTGGTTGCCATCTTCCAACCCCATCGCTATAGCCGCACTATTACCTTCCTAGAAGAATTCGCTGAGTCCTTTGCCCATGCAGACCTAGTTGTCCTGACGGATATCTACAGCGCTGGAGAAAGTAATTTAGGACACGTTAGCGGTGAGATGTTAGCAGCAAAAATTGCAGAACATCATCCTCAAGTTAATTATCTACCAACTCTTCCCGCAGTTCATAATTTCTTGTTGCATAATTTGCGTGCCGGAGATTTGGCACTATTTTTAGGTGCAGGAAATTTAAATCAGATTATTCCTGATGTAATTGGGGAATTGCGACAACCTGCTACAGCGACATCCTAA
- the murB gene encoding UDP-N-acetylmuramate dehydrogenase has protein sequence MTISQAPAEVCTFSGVVMNGQVSICKNHEIPLPGTDCTIRSQVPLAAYTSYKVGGPAEWYASPRNLEALQATMEYAKEQDLPVTVLGAGSNLLVSDRGIPGLVISTRHLRFSHFDAATGQVTIAAGEPLPGLAMAVAELGLQGLEWSVGIPGTVGGAVVMNAGAHQSCIADIFVSAQVLTPDGKLKTITKEELGYSYRTSLLQGGNHIITQATFQLQPGADPVQVVAQTRHHKQHRLTTQPYDKPSCGSVFRNPQPYAAGWLIEQSGLKGFQIGKAQVAQRHANFIVNCGGASAGDIFHLIRHIQQQVQQNWSIILEPEVKMIGDFQGAF, from the coding sequence ATGACAATTTCACAGGCTCCTGCTGAGGTCTGCACTTTCTCTGGTGTGGTGATGAACGGACAAGTTAGTATCTGCAAAAATCACGAAATTCCCCTACCTGGCACTGACTGCACAATTCGCTCTCAAGTTCCCCTGGCAGCTTATACTTCCTATAAAGTTGGGGGTCCAGCAGAATGGTATGCGTCTCCGCGAAATTTGGAAGCATTACAAGCAACCATGGAATATGCCAAAGAGCAAGATTTACCAGTAACCGTCCTCGGTGCTGGTTCTAATTTATTGGTCAGCGATCGCGGTATTCCAGGTTTAGTAATTTCCACCCGTCATTTACGTTTTAGTCATTTTGATGCCGCCACTGGACAGGTGACGATTGCTGCTGGTGAACCTCTCCCAGGTCTAGCTATGGCTGTAGCAGAATTGGGATTACAGGGTTTAGAGTGGTCTGTGGGTATCCCTGGAACCGTTGGTGGCGCAGTTGTCATGAATGCTGGTGCCCATCAAAGTTGTATTGCAGATATCTTTGTGAGCGCCCAAGTACTGACTCCCGACGGGAAACTGAAAACCATAACTAAGGAAGAACTTGGTTACAGCTATCGAACTTCCCTACTGCAAGGGGGAAATCACATCATTACCCAAGCAACCTTCCAACTACAACCAGGTGCGGATCCTGTCCAGGTGGTGGCGCAAACTAGACATCACAAGCAGCACCGCTTAACGACTCAGCCCTATGATAAACCCAGTTGTGGGAGTGTTTTTCGCAATCCCCAACCCTATGCAGCAGGTTGGTTAATTGAGCAAAGTGGATTAAAAGGTTTCCAAATTGGCAAAGCACAGGTTGCCCAACGTCACGCTAATTTTATCGTCAATTGCGGTGGTGCCAGCGCTGGGGATATTTTCCACCTGATTCGTCATATTCAACAACAGGTACAGCAAAATTGGTCAATCATTTTAGAACCAGAAGTGAAGATGATTGGTGATTTTCAAGGTGCTTTTTAA
- the ftsH gene encoding ATP-dependent zinc metalloprotease FtsH, with protein sequence MPVETNNKKPIKSPKMRQFGGSFLILLTLLLLLNFIVPSFFGSKLPQVPYSDFVSQVQTGKVERAIIGNEEIQYVVKTATSDGKAIEQVFSTTPVALDLDLPKILRDNHVEFAAPRPNQNAWIGTILSWVVPPLIFFGIWGFLMNRQGGGGPAALTVGKSKARIYSEGSTGVKFADVAGIEEAKVELEEVVDFLKNADKYTRLGAKIPKGALLVGPPGTGKTLLAKAIAGEAGVPFFSISGSEFIELFVGVGAARVRDLFEQAKQQAPCIVFIDELDALGKSRAGSGGFYGGNDEREQTLNQLLTEMDGFDANTGVIIIAATNRPEVLDPALRRPGRFDRQVVVDRPDKIGREAILKVHARNVKLDTDVDLAVIGARTPGFAGADLANLVNEAALMAARNNRTAVKMADFNEAIERVVAGLEKRSRVLNETEKKTVAYHEVGHAIIGALMPGAGKVEKISIVPRGVGALGYTIQMPEEDRFLMIEDEIRGRIATLLGGRSAEEVIFGKVSTGASDDIQKATDLAERAITVYGMSDRLGPVAFEKVQQQFIEGFSNPRRAISPQVAEEIDREVKEVVDNAHHIALSILAENRDLLEETAQELLNREILEGTELRERLSKAKAPQEMQEWLRSGKLADGKPLMQTVLN encoded by the coding sequence ATGCCTGTAGAAACTAATAATAAGAAACCAATAAAATCACCGAAAATGCGCCAATTCGGTGGCAGCTTTCTGATTCTGCTAACTTTACTTTTACTACTGAATTTTATTGTTCCTAGTTTCTTCGGTTCTAAATTACCCCAAGTACCCTACAGTGATTTTGTCTCTCAAGTACAGACTGGTAAAGTTGAGCGAGCGATTATCGGCAACGAAGAAATTCAGTATGTTGTCAAAACTGCAACCAGCGATGGCAAAGCAATAGAGCAGGTATTTTCCACTACACCAGTTGCCCTTGACCTGGACTTACCAAAAATTCTGCGTGACAATCATGTTGAGTTTGCAGCACCCAGACCTAATCAAAATGCTTGGATTGGAACAATATTAAGTTGGGTAGTTCCCCCCTTAATTTTCTTTGGTATTTGGGGCTTTTTAATGAACCGTCAAGGTGGAGGTGGTCCCGCAGCGCTGACAGTGGGTAAGAGTAAAGCACGCATCTACTCTGAAGGTAGCACTGGTGTGAAATTTGCCGATGTCGCAGGTATCGAAGAAGCCAAGGTGGAATTAGAAGAAGTTGTGGATTTTCTCAAGAATGCGGATAAATATACCCGCCTTGGTGCGAAAATTCCCAAAGGTGCTTTACTCGTGGGACCTCCTGGAACTGGTAAGACATTATTAGCAAAGGCGATCGCCGGGGAAGCTGGTGTCCCTTTCTTCAGTATCTCTGGTTCAGAATTTATTGAGCTATTCGTTGGTGTTGGTGCTGCGCGGGTACGGGACTTGTTTGAACAAGCTAAACAACAAGCACCCTGTATCGTCTTCATTGACGAGTTAGATGCTCTAGGAAAATCCCGTGCGGGTTCCGGTGGTTTCTATGGTGGCAACGATGAGCGGGAGCAAACCCTCAACCAATTACTTACAGAAATGGATGGCTTTGATGCCAATACTGGTGTCATTATTATCGCCGCTACCAACCGTCCAGAAGTCCTAGACCCGGCTTTACGTCGTCCTGGACGCTTTGATAGACAAGTTGTGGTAGACCGCCCTGATAAAATTGGTCGGGAAGCCATCCTCAAGGTTCATGCTCGCAATGTCAAATTAGATACGGATGTAGATTTGGCGGTAATTGGTGCCAGAACCCCCGGTTTTGCAGGTGCAGACTTGGCGAATCTGGTGAACGAAGCTGCACTAATGGCAGCACGCAACAACCGAACGGCTGTGAAAATGGCTGATTTCAACGAAGCGATTGAGCGGGTTGTGGCTGGTTTGGAAAAACGTTCCCGTGTGTTGAATGAAACCGAGAAGAAAACTGTTGCTTACCACGAAGTCGGTCACGCGATTATCGGTGCGTTAATGCCTGGTGCTGGTAAGGTGGAAAAAATATCCATTGTTCCCCGTGGTGTAGGTGCTTTAGGTTACACTATTCAGATGCCAGAGGAAGACCGCTTTTTGATGATTGAAGATGAAATTCGCGGACGGATTGCCACTTTACTCGGTGGACGCTCTGCGGAGGAAGTCATCTTCGGCAAGGTTTCTACTGGTGCTAGTGATGACATTCAAAAAGCTACAGATTTAGCGGAACGGGCAATTACTGTATATGGAATGAGCGATCGCCTCGGTCCGGTGGCTTTTGAAAAGGTACAACAGCAGTTTATCGAAGGTTTCAGCAATCCTCGACGGGCAATTAGTCCCCAGGTTGCGGAGGAAATCGACCGAGAAGTCAAGGAAGTTGTCGATAATGCCCATCATATTGCCTTAAGTATTTTGGCAGAAAACCGCGACTTGTTGGAAGAAACCGCCCAGGAGTTGTTAAACAGAGAGATTCTCGAAGGTACGGAATTACGGGAGCGTTTGAGCAAAGCGAAAGCTCCCCAGGAAATGCAAGAGTGGTTACGCAGTGGCAAACTCGCAGACGGTAAACCCTTGATGCAGACTGTACTGAATTAG
- the nadD gene encoding nicotinate (nicotinamide) nucleotide adenylyltransferase, with translation MQQVAIFGGAFDPVHWGHLLIAVTALRQVPLERVLWVPSFQPPHKRVVAFEHRVAMVELAIANYSAFSVSTIEQRHHGVSYAINTLLDLSVEYPQCHWYWIVGLDTFQSLPHWYRAPEFVQSCHWLIAPRFPSGEVITQTEEICKQVEQQLVKSTKHLHSIQWQVLHTPMVGISSSKIREHCRDRQSIHHLVPESVREYIATHKLYGYE, from the coding sequence ATGCAACAAGTGGCAATCTTTGGCGGCGCATTTGACCCCGTGCATTGGGGACATTTGTTGATAGCCGTAACAGCTCTGCGTCAAGTACCTTTAGAACGAGTCCTTTGGGTTCCGTCCTTTCAACCACCTCACAAACGGGTAGTAGCTTTTGAACATCGAGTAGCAATGGTGGAATTGGCGATCGCCAACTATTCTGCTTTCTCTGTTTCTACCATTGAACAACGTCACCATGGTGTCTCCTACGCCATTAACACCCTATTGGACTTGTCGGTGGAATATCCCCAATGTCATTGGTATTGGATTGTTGGTTTAGATACATTTCAATCTTTACCTCACTGGTATCGTGCCCCCGAATTCGTCCAATCATGTCATTGGTTGATTGCACCTCGATTCCCCAGTGGTGAGGTTATAACTCAAACAGAGGAAATCTGCAAGCAAGTAGAACAACAATTAGTCAAATCAACAAAACATCTTCATAGCATACAATGGCAAGTATTGCATACCCCTATGGTTGGAATTTCCTCTAGTAAAATTCGTGAACATTGCCGCGATCGTCAATCTATCCACCATCTTGTACCGGAATCAGTTAGAGAATACATTGCCACCCATAAGCTGTATGGTTATGAGTAG